The genomic DNA TCGCGATCGTCCAGACCGGGCGGTTCTCGGCGATGCCGCCGCGCTGCGTGAGAAACACCACCATCCCGAGCGGGAGTCCGATCAGCACAGCCGCCGCCAACGACACGAGCATCATGTACCCGGTCTCGGCGAGCGCTTCGGCGATGTCCGCGCCGTACTCGGAGAGGAGGTCGGTGAGCCAGCCCATCACATCAGCTCCCGCTTGACCTGTTCGTGATAGCTGGGCATCGCGCGCAGGTCGGTCTTCTTCACCGCGAAGAGTTCGCGCATGCGCCCCTTCTCGAGCAGCAGCGCGCGATCGCAGATCGCCTTCACGACGTCGAGGTCGTGCGAGATCACGACGATCGTCGTGCCGAACTTCTCGCGGGCGTCGAGCAGCACGCGGAGCACCTCGGCGGTCGTGCTGGCGTCCAGCGAAGAGGTCGGCTCGTCGCAGAGCAGCAGCGGCGGCGGGTGACCAGCGCGCGGGCGAGTCCGACGCGCTGCTTCTCCCCACCGCTGAGCTCGGCCGGGTGATGGTCGGCGCGATGCGTGAGGCCGACGAAGGCGAGCATCTCATCGACGGCGGCCCGCTCTTCGGCACGCGTGCGGCGGATGCCTGCCCTGCGGCTGATCTGGAGTCCGAGCGCGACGTTCTGCCGCACGGTGCGACTGCTGAGCAGGTGGATGCCCTGGAAGACGACGCCGACCTGCCGGCGCAGCATCCGCATCTCGCGGCGACTGCGCCCGGCCATGGTCGCACCGTCGACGCGCACCTCACCGCGGTCGGCCGTGATGAGCCCGTTGACGAGTTCGAGGAGCGTCGTCTTGCCGGCACCGCTCTCGCCGATGACGCCGAAGATCTCGCCGCGATCGATGCTCAGGTCGATGCCGTCGAGCGCCGGCGGCTGGTCGGAGCGGTCGCCGTAGTACTTGCTGACGTCGCTGAACTCGACGATCGTCGTGCCCGTGGTTTCCATCGATGCGTGCCGCTTTCCTTACAGAGGCGATCAATCGTGACGGCGGAGACGGGACGGCCGCAGTTCCGGATGGACTGACGGTGACGGTGTCGTCACCGCTGAACCCCGACCGCGATCCGGCGGGGACGAACCCGGAGCAGCTGCTGGCGCTCGCCTGGGCGACATGTCTGAACGCCACGGCGCAGGCCGTGGTCGCGCGCCGCGTGCAGACCGCGGTGCGGGTCGAAGTGGAGTTGCACGATGCCGCAGCGGGAACCGGGTACGAGTTCCACGTCGACGCGTTCCTCTCGGTGCAGGATGCGGATGCCGCGGAGACGGAGCGCGTGCTCGCAGCCGCGCACGCCCGCTGTCCGGTGTCGAAGCTCATCGGCGACGCCGCGACCGTCGCCGTGCACTCCGAGCAGTTCGTTGGAGAGCCGGCTTCGACGCGCTGACGCTCGCTCAACGACCCCCGCGAGGGAACCATCTGCTTCGCGGGTCGTTGAGCGAGCGGAGCGAGACGAAACGGGTTGAGCGACCGAAGGGAGTCGAAACCACACCGACTCCGCAACCCTCAGTTCGCGGCGACCACCGCGAGCACGGCATCGCCGTACGACTCGCGCTTCTTCTCGCCGATACCGGTGATGCCGTCGAGATCGCCCATGGATGCGGGACGGATCTCGGCGAGCGCACGCAGGGTCGCATCACCGAACACGATGTACGCCGGCTTCCCGATCTCCCGCGCCGTCTCGGCGCGCCACACCCGCAGGGCCTCGAAGAGCGAACGGTCGCCCTCGGCGACAGCATCCGACGCCGCCGACGTCTTGCGCGCGCGACTCACGCTCACCCGACCGATGGTGTCCTTGCGCAGCGGCACCGGCGTCTCGCCGCTGAGCACTCCGGCCGCCACCGCGCCGGGGGCGAGCGTGCCGTAGTCGCCCTGGGCGACGAGGATGCCGCGCGCCAACAGCTGTCGCACGACGCTGCGCCAGTCCTGATCCGACAGGTCGGCTCCGATGCCGTAGGTCGCGAGGCCGTCGTGCTTCTGCTGGCGGATGCGATCGTTCGATGATCCGCGCAGGATGTCAATGAGGTGGCCGGCACCGAACGCCTGGTTGCGCTCGCGCTTGAGCCGCACGATCGTCGACAGCAGCTTCTGCGCCGGCACGAGGCCGTCGAACGTCTCGGGCTTCTCGAGGCACGTGTCGCAGTTGCCGCAGGGGCCCGATTCCTGACCGAAGTAGCTCAGCAGGTTCTGGCGCCGGCACTCGACGGTCTCGCACAGGGCGAGCATGGCATCGAGGTGCTGCCCCATCCGCATCTTGAACGTGCGATCGCCGGGGCTCTGGTCGATCATGCGGCGCTGCTGCACGACGTCGCCGAGGCCATAGGCCATCCATGCCACCGCGGGCTCACCGTCGCGTCCTGCGCGACCGGTCTCCTGGTAGTAGCCTTCGACGGACTTGGGCAGGTCGATGTGAGCGACGAAGCGCACGTCGGGTTTGTCGATGCCCATGCCGAACGCGATCGTCGCGACCATCACGACCCCGTCCTCGCGCAGGAACCGCGACTGGTTGGCCGATCGCACCTCGGCGGGAAGTCCCGCGTGGTACGGCAGGGCGTCGAGCCCCTGCGCCGCGAGATACGTCGCGGT from Microbacterium profundi includes the following:
- a CDS encoding ATP-binding cassette domain-containing protein, translating into METTGTTIVEFSDVSKYYGDRSDQPPALDGIDLSIDRGEIFGVIGESGAGKTTLLELVNGLITADRGEVRVDGATMAGRSRREMRMLRRQVGVVFQGIHLLSSRTVRQNVALGLQISRRAGIRRTRAEERAAVDEMLAFVGLTHRADHHPAELSGGEKQRVGLARALVTRRRCCSATSRPLRWTPARPPRCSACCSTPARSSARRSS
- a CDS encoding OsmC family protein — its product is MRAAFLTEAINRDGGDGTAAVPDGLTVTVSSPLNPDRDPAGTNPEQLLALAWATCLNATAQAVVARRVQTAVRVEVELHDAAAGTGYEFHVDAFLSVQDADAAETERVLAAAHARCPVSKLIGDAATVAVHSEQFVGEPASTR
- the recQ gene encoding DNA helicase RecQ, with amino-acid sequence MPQTSRDPYEDLPWDPAEPDPWEDAPPPEEMDWEPQGPGYEPPLDWGQGPTTPVVTDPSTGSGNGKRTTPARYATAREALHTVFGYDAFRGDQEAIVDQVIGGGDAVVLMPTGAGKSVTYQVPALVREGTGLVISPLIALMHDQVDALRANGVNAAYLNSTQSASERSEVERAYVAGELDLIYVAPERLSNRQTTTLLQRGTLSVIAIDEAHCVSQWGHDFRPDYLALGDLGERFPGVPRMALTATATRATHKELSERLQLDGAHGRARAQHFVASFDRPNIQYRIVPKVDPRKQLVQFIRSMQSSADASTGSAGETQPAGIVYALSRKSVEQTATYLAAQGLDALPYHAGLPAEVRSANQSRFLREDGVVMVATIAFGMGIDKPDVRFVAHIDLPKSVEGYYQETGRAGRDGEPAVAWMAYGLGDVVQQRRMIDQSPGDRTFKMRMGQHLDAMLALCETVECRRQNLLSYFGQESGPCGNCDTCLEKPETFDGLVPAQKLLSTIVRLKRERNQAFGAGHLIDILRGSSNDRIRQQKHDGLATYGIGADLSDQDWRSVVRQLLARGILVAQGDYGTLAPGAVAAGVLSGETPVPLRKDTIGRVSVSRARKTSAASDAVAEGDRSLFEALRVWRAETAREIGKPAYIVFGDATLRALAEIRPASMGDLDGITGIGEKKRESYGDAVLAVVAAN